Proteins encoded in a region of the Vicia villosa cultivar HV-30 ecotype Madison, WI linkage group LG5, Vvil1.0, whole genome shotgun sequence genome:
- the LOC131604347 gene encoding uncharacterized protein LOC131604347, producing the protein MTRNNNPVPDPLDPYYVHPSDNSSTVYVAPPLSGDNYHAWSMKMRRALAMKNKFQFVDGTIEIPDRFMRGDKIRVAQLYQEITNLKQGSKKISDYFTELRSLWEELDQYRPVPSCTCCVTCAFLAMRNSRSFRAEDRIIQFLIGLNEEFHGVVSQVLLMDPLPPINKVFSMVLQQERKICGTIFPPLNATEDGSGMVNAVEGKQGGRGRGYNNAGRGRGNGKVCTYCGKPGHTVDNCYKKHGYPPNLGRGSASYANQAGASSTQSQVDKTEGKSTVGTTSDNGSMALTKEQYHNLMVLLEKNSGSVNLAKGGKETIEEDWFS; encoded by the exons ATGACGAGGAATAACAATCCCGTTCCAGATCCATTGGATCCATACTATGTTCATCCTTCAGATAATTCATCAACAGTTTACGTTGCACCGCCATTATCAGGTGATAACTATCATGCTTGGTCCATGAAGATGAGACGAGCTTTGGCTATGAAGAACAAATTTCAGTTTGTTGATGGTACTATCGAGATACCAG ATCGTTTCATGAGAGGTGACAAGATACGAGTAGCACAATTGTATCAAGAGATTACAAACTTGAAGCAAGGAAGTAAGAAAATTTCAGATTATTTCACTGAATTGAGAAGTTTGTGGGAAGAGTTAGATCAATACAGACCCGTTCCAAGTTGCACTTGTTGTGTGACTTGTGCTTTTTTGGCTATGAGGAATAGCAGATCTTTCAGGGCAGAAGATAGAATTATCCAATTCTTAATTGGATTGAATGAAGAATTTCATGGAGTTGTCTCACAGGTATTGCTTATGGACCCTCTCCCTCCTATTAACAAAGTGTTTTCCATGGTACTGCAGCAAGAAAGAAAGATATGTGGAACAATTTTCCCCCCTCTTAATGCTACTGAAGATGGATCGGGAATGGTCAATGCTGTAGAGGGAAAACAAGGTGGAAGAGGTAGAGGATATAACAATGCTGGCAGAGGAAGAGGTAATGGCAAAGTATGCACATATTGTGGCAAACCTGGTCACACAGTGGATAACTGCTACAAAAAGCATGGATATCCACCTAATCTTGGTCGTGGAAGTGCATCCTATGCTAATCAAGCTGGAGCTAGTTCTACTCAGAGTCAGGTGGACAAGACTGAAGGCAAATCCACAGTTGGCACAACTAGTGACAATGGAAGCATGGCACTAACAAAAGAACAATATCACAATTTGATGGTGTTGCTCGAAAAGAATTCAGGATCAGTCAATCTTGCCAAGGGAG GAAAGGAGACAATTGAAGAAGATTGGTTCAGCTAA